In the Orenia marismortui DSM 5156 genome, one interval contains:
- the rsxA gene encoding electron transport complex subunit RsxA codes for MGDLGELFSSLVMIFMTAAITNNFILSQFLGICPFLGVSKEVPTAFSMGLATTFVMTTSAVCVWAVNSFILVPLGLGYLKYVAFILVIASFVQLTEMIIKKVSPPLYKALGIFLPLITTNCAILGLALMIQMNNYNFIESTIFGLGAGAGFTLAIVLMAGMRERLEFADVPEPLKGAPITLLIAGLMAMAFMGFSGL; via the coding sequence ATGGGCGATTTAGGAGAATTATTTAGTAGTTTAGTAATGATTTTCATGACTGCAGCGATAACTAATAACTTTATCCTATCTCAATTTTTAGGGATTTGTCCTTTCTTAGGAGTTTCTAAAGAAGTACCAACAGCTTTTAGTATGGGCTTAGCAACAACCTTTGTAATGACTACTTCTGCTGTTTGTGTTTGGGCTGTTAACTCTTTTATTTTGGTTCCTTTAGGGTTAGGATATTTAAAATATGTGGCTTTTATTTTGGTAATTGCTTCATTTGTACAGTTGACTGAGATGATAATTAAGAAGGTGAGTCCACCGTTATATAAAGCTTTAGGTATCTTCTTACCGCTAATTACAACTAACTGTGCTATCTTAGGATTGGCGCTAATGATTCAAATGAATAATTATAATTTTATTGAGAGTACTATCTTTGGATTGGGAGCAGGTGCTGGATTTACCTTAGCAATTGTATTGATGGCTGGAATGAGAGAGAGATTAGAATTTGCTGATGTACCAGAGCCTTTAAAGGGAGCTCCTATTACTTTATTGATTGCCGGTTTGATGGCTATGGCTTTTATGGGGTTTTCAGGACTTTAA
- a CDS encoding RnfABCDGE type electron transport complex subunit B has protein sequence MDLEIFKSAIPSMGILGALFAGGLAYSSVRFAVEEDPRKGEIEDVLPGANCGACGYPGCSSFAEAVVKEETVCDGCPVGGVEVAEQVASIMGIDAGTACEERKIAQVLCQGGREETFAKAEYQGIPKCSAANMVADSKSCSYGCLGFGDCVGVCPFDAIYMNNNDIPVVDTDKCTGCEKCVIECPRNIIELKSNTEKIETRCKSVLKGKEVKQVCDIGCIGCTLCEKKCPVDAIEMEDNLAVVDSHKCIGCGVCVNVCPTNAILETPFESIELDEVEKEEVLVVTDDCVGCTLCAKKCPVDCITGEAGAKHEINTESCVKCEQCIKACPKDAIEYQ, from the coding sequence ATGGATTTAGAGATATTTAAGAGTGCAATTCCAAGTATGGGGATATTAGGTGCATTATTTGCTGGTGGACTGGCTTATTCATCAGTTAGATTTGCAGTAGAAGAAGATCCACGTAAAGGTGAGATAGAAGATGTATTGCCAGGGGCTAACTGTGGTGCTTGTGGTTATCCAGGCTGTTCCAGTTTTGCTGAGGCTGTAGTGAAGGAAGAAACAGTTTGTGATGGATGCCCAGTAGGTGGTGTAGAAGTTGCTGAACAGGTTGCTTCTATTATGGGTATAGATGCAGGAACTGCTTGTGAAGAGAGAAAAATTGCTCAGGTCTTATGCCAAGGTGGACGGGAAGAGACCTTTGCTAAGGCTGAATATCAAGGTATTCCTAAATGTAGTGCTGCTAATATGGTTGCTGATTCCAAGTCTTGTTCTTATGGCTGTTTAGGTTTTGGAGATTGTGTAGGTGTTTGTCCTTTTGATGCTATTTATATGAATAATAATGATATTCCAGTAGTAGATACCGATAAATGTACTGGATGTGAGAAGTGTGTAATAGAATGCCCTCGTAATATTATTGAGCTAAAAAGTAATACAGAAAAGATAGAGACAAGATGTAAATCTGTTCTAAAAGGAAAAGAGGTTAAACAGGTTTGTGATATTGGTTGTATAGGTTGTACTCTTTGTGAGAAGAAATGTCCAGTGGATGCTATTGAGATGGAGGATAACTTAGCAGTTGTTGATTCTCATAAGTGTATTGGATGTGGTGTTTGTGTTAATGTATGTCCAACAAATGCTATTTTAGAAACTCCTTTTGAAAGTATAGAACTTGATGAAGTAGAAAAAGAAGAGGTATTAGTAGTAACTGATGACTGTGTAGGCTGTACTCTTTGTGCTAAGAAGTGTCCAGTAGATTGTATTACAGGTGAAGCTGGTGCTAAGCATGAAATTAACACTGAATCTTGTGTGAAATGTGAACAATGTATTAAGGCTTGTCCAAAGGATGCAATTGAATATCAATAA
- the rsxE gene encoding electron transport complex subunit RsxE, giving the protein MLTLWKDFVKGLWKENPVFVMLLGMCPTLAVTNTATNGLAMGLATSFVLLGSGIVNSLVKKLIPDEVRIPSFIVIIATFVTIVDYSAKAYVPTIAESLKLFIPLIVVNCLILGRSESFASKQPVHRSIADALGMGVGFTWALTFLGVIREVIGFGTVFRGTGIEMQVMGEWFQPWLIMVLPAGAFLTLGTVLGIINYFKNRAASVKVDIQDSTGESCHTV; this is encoded by the coding sequence GTGCTAACCTTATGGAAAGATTTTGTTAAAGGGTTATGGAAAGAGAATCCTGTTTTTGTAATGTTGTTGGGGATGTGCCCAACTTTAGCGGTAACTAATACAGCAACTAATGGATTAGCTATGGGATTAGCAACTAGTTTTGTATTATTAGGTTCAGGAATTGTAAACTCATTGGTAAAGAAGTTAATTCCTGATGAAGTTAGAATTCCTAGTTTTATTGTTATTATTGCTACTTTTGTAACGATAGTTGATTATTCAGCTAAGGCTTATGTACCTACAATTGCTGAATCTTTAAAGTTATTTATTCCATTAATTGTAGTAAACTGTTTAATTTTAGGTCGTTCTGAATCCTTTGCTTCCAAGCAACCTGTACATCGCTCTATTGCTGATGCTTTGGGAATGGGTGTAGGATTTACTTGGGCTTTGACTTTCTTAGGTGTTATCCGTGAGGTGATCGGTTTTGGAACTGTATTTAGAGGAACAGGTATTGAGATGCAAGTGATGGGCGAATGGTTTCAACCATGGTTGATTATGGTCTTGCCAGCAGGAGCCTTTTTAACTTTAGGTACAGTATTGGGTATTATAAATTACTTCAAAAATAGAGCAGCTAGTGTGAAGGTAGATATTCAAGATTCTACTGGAGAGAGTTGCCATACAGTATAA
- a CDS encoding Gx transporter family protein, with translation MKFIKKQINLALLVSGAIILHILEFMLPTTMIFPGAKLGLANIITLFVILKYGFISGLQVSLLRIIISSVLAGTFLTTSFFLSLTGGLLSLLVMSLFYYYSSKFSIIGISILGAASHNFAQVLMAATLIDNWRLLFYLPYLLILSLPTGIFVALLIIKLEKYLKFDLLNKKEFETN, from the coding sequence ATGAAATTCATTAAAAAACAAATTAACTTAGCTCTATTGGTTTCAGGAGCTATTATATTACATATTTTAGAGTTTATGTTGCCTACAACTATGATCTTTCCAGGCGCTAAATTAGGTTTGGCAAATATTATTACTCTTTTTGTTATATTAAAGTATGGTTTTATTAGTGGATTACAAGTTTCTCTTTTAAGGATAATCATTTCTTCTGTATTGGCAGGGACTTTTTTGACAACTAGCTTTTTTTTGAGTTTGACAGGTGGTTTATTAAGTCTTTTAGTTATGAGTCTATTTTATTATTATAGTTCTAAATTTAGTATAATTGGTATCAGTATTTTAGGAGCAGCTTCTCATAATTTTGCTCAGGTACTAATGGCTGCTACTTTAATTGATAATTGGAGATTATTGTTTTATTTGCCCTATTTATTGATCTTATCTTTACCAACGGGAATATTTGTGGCTCTGCTTATTATTAAGTTGGAAAAATATTTAAAATTTGATTTGTTGAATAAGAAGGAATTTGAGACTAATTAA
- the radC gene encoding RadC family protein encodes MSKYITIKDMPLEERPREKLVKYGSEKLSNAELLALILRTGFQNKTALDLANNLLIACEGINCLAEYSVEELQGIKGIGVAKATQLKAVAELSKRLVNSKVNLIKVTSPHDVADILIPKLGYSHQEKFLVVVLDTKNQIIGLKEISKGSLNSSIVHPREVFRYAIKKSSASIILAHNHPSGDLTPSLEDINLSKRLCEVGKIVGIDVLDHLIIGKNEYTSLKSKKLF; translated from the coding sequence ATGAGCAAGTATATAACTATTAAAGATATGCCACTTGAAGAGCGTCCAAGAGAAAAATTAGTGAAGTATGGCTCTGAGAAATTATCTAATGCAGAACTGTTGGCTTTAATACTGAGAACAGGGTTTCAGAATAAGACTGCATTAGATTTAGCAAATAATTTATTGATAGCTTGTGAAGGAATAAATTGTTTAGCAGAATATAGTGTAGAGGAGTTACAAGGTATTAAAGGGATTGGAGTAGCTAAAGCAACACAATTAAAGGCAGTAGCAGAGTTAAGTAAGAGATTGGTTAATTCGAAGGTGAATTTAATCAAGGTTACTTCTCCCCATGATGTAGCAGATATTTTAATTCCTAAGTTAGGTTATAGTCATCAAGAAAAATTCCTAGTTGTAGTTCTTGATACTAAAAATCAAATTATAGGACTTAAGGAGATTTCTAAAGGAAGCTTAAATAGTTCTATAGTACACCCACGTGAAGTTTTTCGTTATGCGATAAAAAAGAGTAGTGCTTCAATTATTTTAGCTCATAATCATCCAAGTGGTGACTTAACACCTAGTTTAGAAGATATAAATTTAAGTAAAAGGTTATGTGAGGTAGGGAAGATAGTTGGTATTGATGTTTTAGATCATTTAATTATTGGTAAAAATGAATACACTAGTTTAAAATCTAAAAAATTATTTTAA
- a CDS encoding rod shape-determining protein gives MVMNFFTAPFSRDMGIDLGTANTLVYIRGKGVLIREPSVVAIQNNSSSKEQVLAVGDEAKKMIGRTPGNIVAIRPMKDGVIADFEVTEKMLRYFITKAHKRKRLVRPRIIVCVPSGVTEVEKRAVIDASLHAGAREAYLIEEPMAAAIGAGLPVHEATGNMVVDIGGGTTEVAVISLGGIVTKDSIRVGGDELDDAIIHYIKNTYNLMIGERTAEQIKISIGSAYIDSNSEISLNDSMDIRGRDLVNGLPKTITITAEEIQKALKEPVNDIIRAVKSTLEETPPELSADIMDRGIVMAGGGSLLTGLDKLISKETGMPVYLADDPLDSVVYGTGKVLEELNNLKNVLIKPKRLS, from the coding sequence ATGGTAATGAATTTTTTTACAGCTCCATTTTCTAGAGATATGGGAATAGATTTGGGTACTGCTAATACTTTAGTATATATTCGAGGAAAAGGAGTATTAATTAGAGAGCCTTCAGTAGTTGCTATTCAAAATAATTCTAGCTCTAAAGAACAAGTACTAGCAGTTGGAGATGAAGCAAAGAAGATGATAGGGCGTACACCAGGTAATATTGTCGCTATTCGCCCTATGAAAGATGGCGTTATAGCTGACTTTGAGGTTACAGAAAAGATGTTAAGGTATTTTATTACTAAAGCTCATAAGCGCAAAAGATTAGTAAGGCCTAGAATTATTGTTTGTGTACCTTCTGGAGTAACAGAAGTTGAAAAAAGGGCTGTAATTGATGCATCATTACATGCTGGAGCAAGAGAGGCTTATTTAATTGAAGAACCAATGGCTGCTGCTATTGGGGCAGGGTTACCAGTTCATGAGGCTACAGGTAATATGGTTGTAGATATAGGAGGTGGAACTACAGAAGTTGCAGTAATATCTTTAGGTGGAATTGTAACTAAAGATTCTATTAGAGTTGGTGGAGATGAGCTTGATGATGCTATTATTCATTATATTAAAAACACATACAACTTAATGATTGGAGAAAGAACTGCTGAACAGATTAAAATTTCTATTGGCTCAGCTTATATTGATTCTAATTCTGAAATTTCTTTAAATGATTCAATGGATATTAGAGGTCGAGATTTGGTAAATGGCTTACCAAAAACAATTACAATTACTGCAGAAGAGATTCAAAAAGCTTTAAAAGAACCAGTTAATGATATTATTAGAGCAGTTAAAAGTACTTTGGAAGAAACACCTCCAGAATTATCGGCTGATATTATGGATAGGGGAATTGTAATGGCTGGAGGAGGATCATTATTGACTGGATTAGATAAACTTATCTCTAAAGAGACTGGAATGCCAGTATATTTAGCTGATGATCCTTTAGATTCTGTGGTTTATGGTACTGGTAAAGTGTTAGAAGAGTTAAATAATCTAAAGAATGTTTTAATTAAGCCCAAAAGATTATCTTAA
- the mreD gene encoding rod shape-determining protein MreD, translating to MVYFLYGALVLVLFILQTALIPSNLFNNTIPDLLLIIVTLLAINRGKTAGGILGFITGLLQDWFSGGLFGINAISKTIIGYLFGFLKKNIYPKNISVPPLVVAIATIFNQLLIIIFSDYLLTKISIEAMIKSVVIPLLIYNSILSIIINLIINKIDNYLARRNSSR from the coding sequence ATGGTATATTTCTTATATGGTGCTTTAGTTTTAGTTCTCTTTATTTTACAAACGGCTCTTATTCCTTCTAATTTATTTAACAATACTATACCAGATTTATTATTAATTATAGTTACTCTTTTGGCTATTAATCGAGGGAAGACAGCAGGTGGAATTTTAGGTTTTATTACTGGTCTATTGCAAGATTGGTTTTCTGGTGGTCTATTTGGAATTAATGCCATTAGTAAAACTATTATAGGTTATTTATTTGGATTTCTTAAAAAGAATATTTACCCAAAGAATATATCAGTGCCTCCATTAGTAGTTGCAATTGCTACTATATTTAATCAGCTATTAATTATTATTTTTAGTGACTATTTATTAACTAAAATTTCTATAGAAGCTATGATAAAATCTGTTGTTATACCATTATTAATCTATAATTCAATCTTATCCATAATTATAAATTTAATTATTAATAAGATTGATAATTATTTAGCTAGGAGGAACTCTTCAAGATGA
- the mrdA gene encoding penicillin-binding protein 2 — protein MSYSSDKRLIKFTIIIALIFLLLIGRLYYLQIYKGDIFKELSEGNRTSLRSISAPRGKIYDRNKKVLVSNKLAYTLSIIPNEVDDVDLLLDKLTELIKLDYQSIKDKISKSNPQKILRLKRNISREELILLEEYKSELPGIILEKVPMREYVYEQLASHVLGYVGEISASKLDKLKGQGYDVGDVIGKTGLELYYEDYLQGKEGKELVEVNNVGEKVRTLGIEEPISGYDLVLNLDYDLQSSVEKILKDHLDFLSQKAKSDEDISEPPRGGAVIVMNPDDSSILAMASLPEYDSNVFVGGISQKEWNKLNTDPKKPMFNRAIRTSAPSGSIFKLVTATAGMEELGIKADTEFYDPGYYETGGVRFNNWATAGQGKLSFLEGIAWSNNTVFYKIGHQLYNKDKTILQWYAHQFGLGNKTNIDLKNESEGLVPDPEWRRNYFKDRVDKIWYPGYTINLSIGQGNLRTSPIQLVNLVSAIANGGQLYQPLLVDKIVDKDGRVIKDLKPKLLNELPVSNNTLKIVKEGMKGVTTYGTARRAFEDLPINVAGKTGTAQTGKGRPNHGWFAGFVPFEKPELAIVVFIEYGSSSANTLPIAKEIIQDYFDLELTDKDS, from the coding sequence ATGAGTTATAGTAGTGACAAAAGACTAATTAAATTTACAATTATCATAGCATTAATTTTTCTTTTGTTAATAGGCAGGCTTTATTATTTACAAATTTATAAAGGGGATATTTTTAAAGAGTTATCTGAAGGGAATAGAACCTCTCTGAGATCAATTAGTGCTCCTAGAGGGAAAATTTATGACCGTAATAAAAAAGTTTTGGTTTCTAATAAGCTTGCTTACACTTTATCTATTATTCCCAATGAAGTTGATGATGTAGATCTTCTTTTAGATAAATTAACAGAACTTATTAAATTAGACTATCAGTCTATTAAGGATAAGATTAGTAAATCAAACCCTCAGAAAATACTTAGATTAAAAAGGAATATAAGTCGTGAAGAGTTAATCTTATTAGAAGAGTATAAAAGTGAATTACCAGGAATTATTTTAGAGAAGGTACCTATGAGGGAATATGTTTATGAGCAATTGGCTAGTCATGTTTTGGGTTATGTAGGAGAAATTTCTGCTAGCAAATTAGATAAGTTAAAAGGACAGGGTTATGATGTTGGAGATGTTATTGGTAAAACAGGTTTAGAATTATACTATGAAGATTATTTGCAAGGCAAAGAAGGAAAAGAGTTAGTAGAAGTCAATAATGTAGGTGAAAAAGTAAGGACTTTAGGTATTGAAGAGCCAATATCTGGTTACGATTTAGTTCTTAATTTAGATTATGACTTACAAAGTTCTGTCGAAAAGATATTAAAAGATCATCTGGATTTCTTATCTCAAAAGGCTAAAAGTGATGAAGATATTAGTGAACCTCCTAGAGGTGGAGCTGTTATTGTGATGAATCCTGATGATAGTAGTATTTTGGCGATGGCTAGCTTACCAGAATATGATTCTAATGTGTTTGTAGGTGGGATATCCCAAAAAGAGTGGAATAAATTAAATACTGATCCGAAAAAACCAATGTTTAACAGGGCAATTAGAACTAGTGCCCCATCGGGTTCAATCTTTAAGTTAGTAACAGCTACAGCAGGAATGGAAGAGTTAGGGATTAAAGCTGATACTGAATTTTACGATCCAGGATATTATGAAACTGGTGGAGTTAGATTTAATAACTGGGCAACTGCTGGTCAAGGTAAATTGAGTTTTCTTGAAGGGATCGCTTGGTCAAATAATACTGTTTTTTATAAGATTGGACATCAGTTATATAATAAAGATAAAACTATATTACAGTGGTATGCTCATCAATTTGGTCTAGGTAATAAGACTAATATAGATTTAAAAAATGAGTCTGAGGGATTGGTACCAGATCCAGAGTGGAGAAGAAACTATTTTAAAGATCGGGTAGATAAGATATGGTATCCTGGCTATACGATTAACTTATCGATTGGACAAGGTAACTTAAGAACTTCACCTATTCAGTTAGTTAATTTAGTTAGTGCAATAGCTAATGGTGGCCAATTATATCAACCTTTATTAGTTGATAAAATAGTCGATAAAGATGGTAGAGTAATTAAAGATTTAAAGCCTAAGCTATTAAATGAATTGCCTGTTTCTAATAATACTTTAAAAATAGTTAAGGAAGGTATGAAGGGAGTTACAACTTATGGTACTGCAAGAAGAGCCTTTGAGGATCTTCCTATTAATGTAGCAGGTAAAACAGGAACAGCTCAAACTGGTAAAGGCAGACCAAACCATGGATGGTTTGCAGGGTTTGTACCCTTTGAAAAACCAGAGCTTGCAATAGTTGTGTTTATTGAATATGGATCTTCAAGTGCTAATACATTACCGATAGCAAAAGAAATTATTCAGGATTATTTTGACTTGGAATTAACAGATAAAGATTCTTAG
- a CDS encoding Maf family protein: protein MKKFILASASPRRKKLLEQIGIDFKVTVSDVDESKIKEKDCRTLVKKLSYLKAKNVSKKATGVIIAADTIVNLNGRILGKPKNYNEAYQMLSDLSGNKHQVVTGITIIDGDNALTDYKETTITFRELEEKEIEAYIATGSPMDKAGGYGIQDQGAIFVEEINGCFYNVMGLSLVKLVEMLKKLGVKVSLS, encoded by the coding sequence ATGAAGAAGTTTATATTAGCTTCTGCTTCCCCAAGAAGGAAAAAGTTGCTAGAACAAATAGGTATTGACTTTAAAGTAACAGTAAGTGATGTTGATGAATCTAAAATTAAAGAAAAAGATTGTCGAACTTTAGTAAAAAAACTATCTTATCTAAAAGCAAAGAATGTTTCTAAGAAGGCAACTGGCGTTATTATTGCTGCTGATACTATAGTTAATTTAAATGGAAGAATTCTTGGTAAACCAAAGAACTATAATGAAGCATATCAGATGTTATCTGATTTAAGTGGCAACAAGCATCAAGTTGTGACAGGAATTACTATTATAGATGGAGATAATGCTTTAACTGATTACAAAGAAACAACTATTACTTTTAGAGAATTAGAAGAAAAAGAGATTGAAGCTTATATAGCTACTGGTAGTCCTATGGATAAGGCTGGAGGATATGGAATTCAGGATCAAGGGGCTATCTTTGTGGAAGAAATTAATGGCTGTTTTTATAATGTGATGGGATTATCATTAGTAAAATTAGTAGAGATGCTTAAAAAGCTTGGCGTAAAGGTGAGTTTGAGCTAA
- the mreC gene encoding rod shape-determining protein MreC translates to MFESFKEHHKKILIIVFVVILIRFINLVGTDRDYNKVEGLAIDLLKPAFVIVDRVKDFSKSTFRVVLDYQRVKEENEALKDKLDQMSYLQQQMEKIIRQNQRLRESLNFKKYIPYKIVGASVIAHSADNWSNVLIVDRGSKVGIKRKMPVVAKNGYLIGIVQQVTAHTSQILLINDSNFVTGGLVRRDESRDLGIVKGQAQDNRLIMNNLSWDADIKIGDIIVTSGLSQYYPKGLPIGKVISVSPDNYGLTQLAMLNPFVEFDKIEEVLIITDFSTKKNLLKPLDAYPEFKGDVD, encoded by the coding sequence GTGTTTGAATCCTTTAAAGAACACCACAAAAAAATATTAATTATTGTATTTGTTGTAATTTTGATTAGGTTTATTAATTTAGTAGGGACTGATAGAGATTATAATAAAGTAGAAGGTCTAGCAATTGACTTATTAAAACCAGCCTTTGTTATAGTGGATAGGGTTAAAGATTTCTCTAAAAGTACTTTTAGAGTTGTCTTAGATTATCAAAGAGTAAAAGAAGAGAATGAAGCACTAAAAGATAAGTTAGATCAAATGTCTTATCTTCAGCAGCAAATGGAGAAAATTATCAGGCAAAACCAGAGATTAAGAGAGTCCTTGAATTTCAAAAAATATATTCCTTACAAGATAGTAGGGGCTTCAGTTATTGCTCATAGTGCTGATAATTGGTCTAATGTTTTGATTGTTGACCGGGGGAGTAAAGTAGGAATTAAACGTAAAATGCCTGTGGTAGCTAAGAATGGTTATCTAATAGGTATTGTCCAACAAGTTACTGCCCATACTTCACAAATTTTATTAATTAATGATAGTAATTTTGTAACTGGCGGATTAGTTCGAAGGGATGAATCGCGAGATTTAGGTATAGTAAAAGGACAAGCTCAGGATAATAGATTGATCATGAATAATTTATCTTGGGATGCTGATATTAAAATAGGTGATATTATTGTTACTTCTGGTTTATCACAGTATTATCCTAAAGGACTACCAATAGGAAAAGTTATATCAGTAAGTCCTGATAATTATGGTTTAACACAATTAGCAATGTTAAATCCTTTTGTTGAATTTGATAAGATTGAGGAAGTATTAATCATTACCGATTTTAGTACTAAGAAGAATCTACTAAAGCCTTTAGATGCTTATCCTGAATTTAAAGGGGATGTAGATTGA
- a CDS encoding RnfABCDGE type electron transport complex subunit G has product MGKEKIDVRLIIVLTSIMIISALILSIVYQGTKPLIKEHAAQAKKEAILDVLPGAVKYKELKKGGLDLYQGLDGSGNPVGVAFQHQGNGFQGTIILMIGMDIANEKILKVKVLDQLDTPGLGARISEEEFKSQFQEKSFADAFVAKEDVDAIAGATISSQAVSDILKNAIYKVEQAYGGGE; this is encoded by the coding sequence ATGGGTAAAGAAAAGATAGATGTACGGCTTATAATCGTATTGACTTCGATTATGATCATTTCTGCTTTAATATTAAGCATTGTTTATCAAGGAACTAAACCTTTAATCAAGGAGCATGCTGCTCAGGCTAAAAAAGAGGCTATTTTAGATGTTCTTCCAGGAGCAGTAAAATATAAAGAACTTAAAAAAGGTGGATTGGATTTATATCAAGGTTTAGATGGCTCAGGTAATCCTGTTGGGGTAGCTTTTCAACACCAAGGTAATGGATTCCAAGGTACTATTATTTTGATGATTGGAATGGATATTGCTAATGAGAAGATATTAAAAGTGAAGGTTTTAGATCAATTAGATACACCTGGATTAGGAGCTAGAATTTCTGAAGAAGAGTTTAAGTCTCAATTCCAAGAGAAAAGTTTTGCAGATGCATTTGTAGCTAAAGAGGATGTGGATGCAATTGCAGGAGCTACAATTTCTTCTCAGGCAGTAAGTGATATCTTAAAGAATGCTATTTATAAAGTAGAACAGGCTTATGGTGGAGGTGAGTAA
- a CDS encoding RnfABCDGE type electron transport complex subunit D: MTSKARLRVSSGPHIRSKESISNIMYNVVLALLPATLAAVYYFGIQALVLIITCSVTAIITEWCFQKARGIPATIIDGSALLTGLLLALTLPPQLPIWMAILGSVIAIALGKQVFGGLGYNFFNPALVGRAFLLASFPVAMTTWKMVDVTSSATPLGGDPNMIAIKDLFLGRVAGSLGETSAAAIILGGLYLLYKGYIDWRIPVGYLGTVALLTTFVGKGGPVFHLLAGGLMLGAFFMATDMVTTPVTKKGRWIFGIGCGILLVIIRVYGGLPEGVLYSILLMNMFVPIIDKYTLPRAFGEVKING; the protein is encoded by the coding sequence ATGACTAGTAAAGCTAGATTAAGAGTTTCATCAGGGCCTCATATTAGAAGTAAAGAATCGATATCCAATATTATGTATAATGTAGTATTGGCTTTATTACCTGCTACTTTAGCCGCAGTATATTATTTTGGTATTCAAGCATTGGTATTAATTATAACCTGTTCTGTTACAGCTATTATAACAGAGTGGTGTTTTCAGAAAGCAAGAGGAATTCCAGCAACTATTATTGATGGTAGTGCTTTATTGACAGGACTACTATTAGCTTTAACCTTACCTCCGCAATTACCAATTTGGATGGCTATATTAGGAAGTGTTATAGCTATTGCTTTAGGAAAGCAGGTTTTTGGTGGGTTGGGTTATAATTTCTTTAATCCAGCTCTTGTAGGACGTGCTTTTTTATTGGCTAGTTTTCCAGTAGCAATGACTACTTGGAAGATGGTTGATGTAACATCATCTGCAACACCTTTAGGTGGAGATCCAAATATGATTGCAATTAAGGACTTGTTTTTAGGTAGAGTTGCGGGGTCATTAGGTGAGACTTCTGCTGCAGCTATTATTTTAGGTGGATTATATTTACTTTACAAAGGTTATATTGATTGGAGAATCCCAGTGGGTTATTTAGGAACAGTAGCATTATTAACTACTTTTGTTGGTAAAGGTGGACCTGTTTTTCATCTATTAGCTGGAGGACTTATGTTAGGAGCCTTCTTTATGGCTACTGATATGGTTACTACTCCTGTAACTAAGAAAGGTAGATGGATCTTTGGTATTGGATGTGGAATTTTATTAGTAATTATCAGAGTTTATGGAGGACTTCCTGAAGGAGTGTTATATTCTATATTACTAATGAATATGTTTGTCCCGATTATTGATAAATATACTCTACCAAGGGCTTTTGGAGAGGTGAAGATAAATGGGTAA